In Deinococcus maricopensis DSM 21211, one genomic interval encodes:
- a CDS encoding DNA-3-methyladenine glycosylase family protein, producing the protein MTSPDAVHEQALQHFQRDPVLAAIVAAEGPLAPLPVSPDPFATLVRSVIGQQLSVRAANTIEARVRALAPDLSAEQLAALSAETLRAAGLSGAKVRTVHALVARVLDGTLDFERLVTLPDEDVIAALVPLPGIGRWTAEMFLMFALGRPDVFAWGDLGLRRALERHYPDLDPVLVVAAWSPYRSAAARYMWLSLRNTPQ; encoded by the coding sequence ATGACGTCCCCTGACGCGGTACACGAACAGGCCCTGCAGCACTTTCAACGTGACCCGGTGCTGGCCGCCATCGTGGCCGCGGAGGGGCCGCTCGCGCCGCTTCCGGTCAGCCCGGATCCGTTCGCGACGCTGGTGCGCAGCGTGATCGGGCAGCAGCTCAGCGTCCGCGCGGCCAACACCATCGAGGCGCGCGTCCGGGCCCTCGCGCCGGACCTCAGTGCAGAACAGCTCGCCGCGCTCAGTGCGGAGACGCTGCGCGCCGCCGGGCTCTCTGGCGCGAAAGTCCGCACGGTGCACGCCTTGGTGGCACGGGTACTGGACGGCACGCTCGACTTCGAGCGGCTCGTGACGCTTCCGGACGAGGACGTCATTGCTGCGCTTGTGCCTCTGCCCGGCATTGGCCGCTGGACAGCGGAGATGTTTCTCATGTTCGCGCTTGGCCGCCCGGACGTGTTCGCGTGGGGGGACCTGGGCCTTCGCCGCGCGCTGGAGCGGCATTATCCTGACCTGGACCCTGTACTGGTCGTGGCTGCATGGTCGCCCTACCGCAGCGCGGCCGCCCGTTACATGTGGCTGAGCTTGCGAAATACTCCACAATAG
- a CDS encoding NUDIX domain-containing protein, with protein MTEHTKPLAVVGVLARRPDGRVLLVQTTKWRGAWGVPGGKVEYGERLADAAARELHEETGLSVTGLQFAQLQEAVLSEEFHKPAHFVMVDYLADTPGGAVTPNEEIVRHAWVTLEEAARYPLNSFTVTLVAHAARAWGRG; from the coding sequence ATGACGGAACACACGAAACCACTCGCGGTGGTGGGGGTGCTGGCGCGCCGCCCGGACGGGCGGGTCCTGCTGGTGCAGACGACGAAATGGCGGGGCGCGTGGGGCGTGCCGGGCGGCAAGGTGGAATACGGCGAGCGCCTCGCGGACGCCGCCGCACGCGAACTGCACGAGGAGACCGGCCTGAGCGTCACGGGCCTGCAGTTCGCGCAGCTGCAGGAGGCGGTGCTGAGCGAGGAGTTCCACAAGCCGGCGCATTTCGTGATGGTGGATTACCTTGCCGACACGCCGGGCGGGGCCGTCACGCCGAACGAGGAGATCGTCCGGCACGCGTGGGTGACGCTGGAGGAAGCGGCGCGTTACCCGCTGAATTCCTTTACGGTGACGCTCGTCGCGCACGCGGCGCGCGCCTGGGGACGCGGGTGA
- a CDS encoding CDP-alcohol phosphatidyltransferase family protein: MTSRSPLDARATELTRKARPASEWAAERMFRPLAQRLLGPVARTRVRPTTVVLGHTLLGVIAARLIARGGTWTPALLLQIKTVLDNLDGQLARATGQTTETGRYLDTNMDVVVNAAVFMAISRRAGLPATVLLSLILTTDFLWERAYREARGEVFRDAPRQTGDHPWVLGALRGAYALYFVPQERLLGALFERRLRQVTGETPTLEDRVAYAPHVITQVASNLGLSTQLALLGGLLAARRPRAYLWSLPAQAALLAGVQLWRERQVRRRRNA; this comes from the coding sequence GTGACTTCCCGCTCGCCCCTGGACGCCCGCGCCACCGAACTGACGCGCAAGGCGCGACCGGCCTCCGAGTGGGCCGCGGAGCGGATGTTCCGGCCGCTCGCGCAGCGCCTGCTCGGGCCGGTGGCGCGCACGCGCGTGCGGCCGACGACGGTGGTGCTCGGCCATACGCTGCTGGGCGTGATTGCCGCGCGCCTGATCGCGCGGGGCGGCACCTGGACGCCCGCGCTGCTGCTGCAGATCAAGACGGTCCTCGACAACCTCGACGGGCAGCTGGCGCGCGCCACCGGGCAGACGACCGAGACGGGCCGCTACCTCGACACCAACATGGACGTCGTCGTGAACGCGGCCGTGTTCATGGCCATCAGCCGGCGGGCGGGGCTGCCTGCCACGGTGCTGCTCAGCCTGATTCTGACGACGGATTTCCTGTGGGAGCGCGCGTACCGTGAGGCGCGCGGCGAGGTGTTCCGTGACGCGCCGCGCCAGACGGGGGATCATCCGTGGGTGCTGGGCGCGCTGCGCGGCGCGTACGCCCTGTACTTCGTGCCGCAGGAGCGCCTGCTGGGCGCGCTGTTCGAGCGGCGTCTCCGGCAGGTGACGGGCGAGACGCCGACGCTCGAGGACCGGGTGGCGTACGCGCCGCACGTCATCACGCAGGTGGCCAGCAACCTCGGACTCAGCACGCAGCTCGCGTTGCTGGGCGGGCTGCTGGCCGCGCGCCGCCCGCGCGCGTACCTGTGGAGTCTGCCCGCCCAGGCGGCGCTGCTGGCGGGCGTGCAGCTGTGGCGGGAACGCCAGGTGCGGCGCAGGAGGAACGCATGA
- the tmpR gene encoding bifunctional dihydropteridine reductase/dihydrofolate reductase TmpR: MSAPGTALVTGAARGIGRGVALALARAGYDVAVHYRASADDAEETARLARAAGVRAVTLQADLTDAAQAAQLVERAHAAFGPLRVLVNNVGNYVHKPLLDVDLTEWHDMFDSNLHATFYTVRAAVPLMRAHGGGRIVNFGYAGAQNLLARPGLTGYAIAKAGVIALTKAVAKAEATRGITANVVSPGVIETSVTQPLTEIPAGRLGTVQEVTDAVMTFVTSSDYVTGQVLEISGGWNL; encoded by the coding sequence GTGAGCGCGCCCGGCACGGCGCTCGTGACGGGCGCCGCGCGCGGCATCGGCCGGGGCGTGGCGCTCGCGCTCGCCCGCGCCGGGTACGACGTTGCCGTGCATTACCGCGCCAGCGCCGACGACGCCGAGGAGACCGCGCGACTTGCGCGCGCTGCGGGCGTACGCGCGGTCACGCTGCAGGCCGACCTGACGGACGCCGCGCAGGCCGCGCAGCTCGTGGAGCGGGCGCACGCGGCGTTCGGGCCGTTGCGCGTGCTCGTGAACAACGTCGGCAACTACGTTCATAAACCGCTGCTGGACGTCGACCTGACGGAATGGCATGACATGTTCGACAGCAACCTGCACGCGACGTTCTACACGGTCCGCGCGGCCGTGCCGCTCATGCGCGCGCATGGCGGGGGCCGCATCGTGAATTTCGGGTACGCAGGCGCGCAGAACCTGCTCGCGCGGCCCGGCCTGACTGGGTACGCCATCGCGAAGGCGGGCGTCATCGCGCTCACGAAGGCCGTCGCGAAGGCCGAAGCAACGCGCGGCATCACCGCGAACGTCGTCTCGCCCGGCGTGATCGAGACGTCCGTGACGCAACCCCTCACGGAAATTCCCGCCGGGCGCCTCGGCACGGTGCAGGAGGTCACGGACGCCGTCATGACGTTCGTGACCTCCTCGGACTACGTGACCGGGCAGGTGCTGGAGATTTCCGGCGGCTGGAACCTCTGA
- the mscL gene encoding large conductance mechanosensitive channel protein MscL — protein sequence MIQGFRNFILRGNVVDLAVGVVIGAAFNGLVTAFTRAFLDPIIKLVTGGVNFGGRLILAGSGPNAITIEYGAFLTALITFLLTAVVVYVFVVTPMNRLSERFKQADKPAKAEPSNQEKLLAEIRDLLRERR from the coding sequence ATGATTCAAGGCTTCCGGAACTTCATCCTGCGCGGCAACGTCGTAGACCTCGCCGTCGGCGTCGTCATCGGCGCGGCCTTCAACGGCCTCGTCACCGCGTTCACGCGGGCGTTCCTCGACCCGATCATCAAGCTCGTCACGGGCGGCGTAAACTTCGGTGGGCGGCTGATCCTCGCGGGCAGCGGCCCGAACGCCATCACCATCGAGTACGGCGCGTTCCTTACGGCGCTCATCACGTTCCTGCTCACGGCCGTCGTCGTGTACGTGTTCGTCGTGACCCCCATGAACCGCCTCAGCGAGCGCTTCAAGCAGGCTGACAAGCCCGCCAAGGCCGAACCGAGCAACCAGGAAAAGCTGCTCGCGGAAATCCGCGACCTGCTCCGCGAGCGGCGCTGA
- a CDS encoding antibiotic biosynthesis monooxygenase, which translates to MTAVFVHYAEGKGDAARVALRALMATLPTQPGFVHAELLSAPDQPHLTLLSSHWTAQVPALPLPDGVRAWVFEVQATARNPARH; encoded by the coding sequence GTGACCGCCGTGTTCGTGCATTACGCCGAGGGAAAGGGCGACGCCGCACGCGTCGCCCTTCGGGCTTTAATGGCGACGCTGCCGACTCAGCCTGGGTTCGTGCATGCCGAACTGCTGAGCGCGCCCGATCAACCACACCTGACGCTCCTGTCCAGTCACTGGACGGCGCAGGTGCCGGCGCTGCCGCTGCCGGATGGAGTGCGCGCATGGGTTTTTGAGGTGCAGGCCACGGCCAGAAACCCCGCACGGCACTGA
- a CDS encoding DinB family protein: MSTEGYVRNFLMHRQALQDLLAQIPDNQGSFAAWDGGMSFIGLADHLSGSSARLFSMMRGQPPQPAPTSATLAEARQHLERTTDATVQALRGMTDEDLRRVIPAFGGREMPVRALVDFIIQHEAHHKGQVWMMARMIGLKPGMFVKL, translated from the coding sequence ATGAGCACCGAAGGGTACGTCCGCAACTTCCTGATGCACCGCCAGGCCCTCCAGGACCTCCTCGCGCAGATCCCCGACAATCAGGGCAGCTTCGCCGCGTGGGACGGCGGCATGAGCTTCATCGGCCTCGCCGACCACCTCAGCGGCAGCAGCGCGCGCCTGTTCAGCATGATGCGCGGCCAACCGCCCCAGCCCGCGCCGACCAGCGCCACCCTCGCGGAAGCCCGCCAGCACCTCGAACGCACCACCGACGCGACCGTCCAGGCCCTGCGCGGCATGACCGACGAGGACCTGCGGCGCGTCATCCCCGCGTTCGGCGGGCGGGAGATGCCCGTGCGCGCCCTCGTGGACTTCATCATCCAGCACGAAGCGCACCACAAGGGTCAGGTGTGGATGATGGCCCGCATGATCGGCCTCAAACCCGGCATGTTCGTGAAGCTGTAA
- a CDS encoding AzlD domain-containing protein: MSAVWIILGMWAITFATRFVGLRLSGWSLTPFWRAFLEFVPPSVFAALVVPSSVNAPDWPVRLVALALAGVALWRTGALWVGLLVGMGAYWALRAVL, translated from the coding sequence GTGAGTGCCGTGTGGATCATCCTGGGCATGTGGGCCATTACGTTCGCGACGCGCTTTGTGGGCCTGCGCCTGAGTGGGTGGTCGCTCACGCCGTTCTGGCGGGCGTTTCTGGAGTTCGTGCCGCCGAGTGTGTTCGCGGCGCTGGTCGTGCCGAGCAGCGTGAACGCGCCGGACTGGCCGGTGCGGCTCGTGGCGCTCGCGCTGGCGGGCGTGGCGTTGTGGCGCACGGGGGCGTTGTGGGTGGGGCTCCTGGTGGGCATGGGCGCGTACTGGGCGCTGCGGGCCGTCCTGTAA
- a CDS encoding Crp/Fnr family transcriptional regulator codes for MNYPSLVWHLKRTELFADFELAELERVATSTPYRSYQPGEVIYRMDDPADALYFVRSGLVKISKLFPNGKEAILSVIGQHDTFGELLLDAEERRPTQAEALEATTLIVLPRTELQKLLDIKPALAMKLIRLMAARLFEAQAWTAEVSAYSAPERVASLLYRLAREFGKPHPNGVELGLRLNQEDIARMVGATRETVSHSLGRLKQEGAIVRPRTPIVVKMEALRNFLEQ; via the coding sequence ATGAACTACCCCAGCCTGGTGTGGCACCTGAAGCGAACGGAGCTGTTTGCGGACTTCGAGCTGGCGGAACTGGAGCGCGTGGCGACGTCAACGCCGTACCGCTCATACCAGCCGGGCGAGGTCATCTACCGCATGGATGACCCGGCGGACGCGCTGTACTTCGTGCGCAGCGGCCTGGTGAAGATCAGCAAGCTCTTCCCGAATGGTAAAGAAGCCATCCTGTCGGTGATCGGTCAGCACGACACCTTCGGGGAGTTGCTGCTCGACGCCGAGGAGCGCCGCCCGACGCAGGCCGAGGCGCTGGAAGCCACCACGTTGATCGTCCTGCCGCGCACCGAACTGCAGAAGCTGCTGGACATCAAACCAGCCCTCGCCATGAAGCTCATTCGCCTGATGGCCGCGCGGCTCTTTGAGGCGCAGGCGTGGACGGCGGAAGTCAGCGCGTACAGCGCGCCGGAGCGCGTCGCGAGCCTGCTCTACCGCCTCGCGCGTGAGTTCGGCAAGCCGCACCCGAACGGCGTGGAGCTTGGGCTGCGCCTCAACCAGGAGGACATCGCCCGCATGGTCGGCGCCACCCGCGAAACGGTGAGCCACAGCCTCGGGCGCCTGAAGCAGGAGGGCGCCATCGTGCGTCCGCGGACGCCCATCGTTGTGAAGATGGAGGCCCTGCGCAACTTCCTCGAACAGTGA
- a CDS encoding endonuclease/exonuclease/phosphatase family protein — MSAGPVKFAWGLVAVLLAVWALTTFVAERTVPTLLLTYFVLPQVWLVPTVAALLLGAWRRDGRAVLGGAVATALALLLVGWEVPSPSPGSRSFRLMTYNIARGTGGAAELARVISRAEPDVVCLQETNTVLPGVLRDLERRLPGYAAARSREVVVLSRFPVTGVQDRALPDTTRRLLRATVRVRGQPVTLLNLHFTTVLWRGGWAGARDRRAAQVRAVLQVARQTRGPVVACGDFNTPPRGLVDAALREQFSNAFAQAGAGFGYTFPARAPLVRIDHVWLRRASAVAAFVPDARASDHRPLVVDVTLRR; from the coding sequence ATGAGCGCCGGTCCGGTCAAGTTCGCCTGGGGGCTCGTGGCCGTGCTGCTGGCGGTGTGGGCCCTGACGACGTTCGTGGCGGAGCGGACCGTGCCGACGCTGCTGCTCACGTATTTCGTGCTGCCGCAGGTGTGGCTGGTGCCGACCGTGGCGGCGTTGCTGTTGGGCGCATGGCGGCGCGACGGGCGCGCGGTGCTGGGCGGCGCGGTGGCCACGGCACTCGCGCTGCTGCTGGTGGGGTGGGAGGTGCCATCGCCGTCGCCGGGCTCGCGGTCGTTTCGGCTGATGACGTACAACATCGCGCGCGGGACGGGCGGCGCGGCGGAACTGGCGCGCGTGATCTCGCGGGCGGAGCCGGACGTGGTGTGCTTGCAGGAAACGAACACGGTCCTGCCCGGGGTGCTGCGGGATCTGGAGCGTCGCCTGCCGGGGTACGCGGCGGCGCGGTCCCGGGAGGTCGTGGTCCTCTCGCGGTTCCCGGTGACGGGCGTGCAGGACCGGGCGTTGCCGGACACCACGCGGCGACTGCTGCGCGCGACGGTGCGGGTGCGTGGGCAGCCGGTGACGCTGCTGAACCTGCATTTCACGACGGTGCTGTGGCGGGGGGGCTGGGCGGGTGCGCGGGACCGGCGGGCCGCGCAGGTGCGCGCGGTGCTGCAGGTGGCGCGGCAGACGCGCGGGCCGGTCGTGGCGTGCGGGGACTTCAATACGCCCCCGCGTGGCCTCGTGGACGCCGCGCTGCGCGAACAGTTCAGCAATGCGTTCGCGCAGGCCGGGGCGGGGTTCGGGTACACCTTCCCGGCGCGCGCGCCGCTGGTGCGCATCGATCACGTGTGGTTGCGGCGTGCGTCGGCGGTGGCGGCGTTCGTGCCGGACGCCCGCGCGTCGGACCACCGGCCGTTGGTGGTGGACGTCACGCTGCGGCGCTGA
- a CDS encoding radical SAM protein — protein sequence MGAPVYPAQIKSVESGSPAERAGVRPGDLLMRVNGQGVTDILMYRHLLEAGHVTLEVSRPRQVVLHAVPQDHHTVRADDADVTLTFDVDWEDPGLEFEEVLFDGIKKCANKCDFCYVHQMPRGFRKSLYIMDDDYRLSFLYGSFVTLTNLTEQDVNRILNENLSPLYVSVHTANQDLRADMMKWWKLKVKDEKATQIRDMIERLESIDLYTQVVLLPGRNDGEHFDETLEYLASRPNVISVACVPVGLTDHRTNLAEVRTFTRDEARDVLRRAERWRAQMLEERGTRFIFPSDEFYLLAGEPLPDEDAYEGFPMLENGVGMIRDFLNEPMPDTLPARLPEPKRVILATGALFAESLDAAVEPLRAIDGLSIEVRAVENKTFGKATTVAGLLTGRCLRHAIKPGEADLLIVPPTTLRYGTELMLDNVSLTELGEQFRMPVRPGGSTLGELARVLLQEGQSSGPQFGMSAHAVKERQGHDLSN from the coding sequence ATGGGCGCCCCGGTATACCCGGCGCAAATCAAAAGCGTGGAAAGCGGCAGTCCCGCCGAACGTGCGGGCGTCCGTCCCGGCGACCTCCTCATGCGCGTCAACGGCCAGGGCGTCACCGACATCCTGATGTACCGCCACCTGCTGGAGGCCGGGCACGTCACCCTCGAAGTCAGCCGCCCCCGCCAGGTCGTGCTGCACGCCGTCCCGCAGGACCACCACACGGTCCGCGCGGACGACGCGGACGTCACCCTCACCTTCGACGTGGACTGGGAGGACCCCGGTCTGGAATTCGAGGAGGTCCTGTTCGACGGCATCAAGAAGTGCGCGAACAAGTGCGACTTCTGCTACGTCCACCAGATGCCGCGCGGCTTCCGCAAGAGCCTGTACATCATGGACGACGACTACCGCCTGTCGTTCCTGTACGGCTCATTCGTCACGCTCACCAACCTGACCGAGCAGGACGTGAACCGCATCCTGAACGAGAACCTCAGCCCGCTGTACGTCAGCGTCCACACCGCCAACCAGGACCTGCGCGCCGACATGATGAAGTGGTGGAAGCTGAAGGTCAAGGACGAGAAGGCCACGCAGATCCGCGACATGATCGAGCGCCTCGAAAGCATCGACCTATACACCCAGGTGGTGCTGCTGCCGGGTCGCAACGACGGTGAGCACTTCGACGAGACGCTGGAGTACCTCGCGAGCCGCCCGAACGTCATCTCGGTCGCCTGCGTGCCCGTGGGCCTCACGGACCACCGCACGAACCTCGCGGAGGTACGCACCTTCACGCGCGACGAAGCCCGCGACGTCCTGCGCCGCGCGGAACGCTGGCGCGCGCAGATGCTCGAGGAGCGCGGCACGCGCTTCATCTTCCCGTCCGACGAGTTCTACCTGCTCGCCGGCGAGCCCCTGCCCGACGAGGACGCGTACGAGGGCTTCCCCATGCTCGAGAACGGCGTCGGCATGATCCGCGACTTCCTGAACGAACCCATGCCGGATACGCTGCCCGCGCGCCTGCCCGAGCCCAAACGCGTGATCCTCGCCACCGGCGCGCTGTTCGCCGAGAGCCTCGACGCCGCCGTCGAGCCGCTGCGCGCCATCGACGGCCTCAGCATCGAGGTGCGCGCGGTCGAGAACAAAACCTTCGGCAAGGCCACGACCGTCGCGGGCCTCCTCACCGGCCGCTGCCTGCGCCACGCCATCAAGCCCGGCGAGGCGGACCTGCTGATCGTCCCGCCCACCACCCTGCGCTACGGCACCGAACTGATGCTCGACAACGTCAGCCTCACGGAACTCGGCGAGCAGTTCCGCATGCCGGTGCGCCCCGGCGGCAGCACCCTCGGCGAACTCGCGCGCGTGCTCCTGCAGGAAGGGCAGAGCAGCGGCCCGCAGTTCGGCATGAGCGCCCACGCCGTCAAGGAACGCCAGGGGCACGACCTCAGCAATTGA